Proteins from one Candidatus Polarisedimenticolia bacterium genomic window:
- a CDS encoding DUF2283 domain-containing protein, with amino-acid sequence MKVAYDPRTDTLTVILREGVAVAESDEDKPGVILDYDEAGNLVSLEILDASRRVTDARRVEFQTID; translated from the coding sequence ATGAAGGTGGCCTACGACCCGAGAACCGACACGCTCACTGTGATTTTGCGGGAGGGTGTGGCCGTCGCCGAGAGCGATGAGGACAAGCCGGGGGTCATCCTCGATTACGACGAGGCCGGGAACCTGGTGTCTCTGGAGATCCTTGATGCGTCCCGGCGGGTGACCGACGCCCGCAGGGTCGAGTTTCAGACGATCGACTGA